From one Tsukamurella tyrosinosolvens genomic stretch:
- a CDS encoding saccharopine dehydrogenase NADP-binding domain-containing protein, translated as MTDTTRSARSEEIWILGASGRIGSAVTADLAARGLTPVLVGRAADGDRLRRTTADIGSRTVLANGIDDIATEIARQRPAVVFNGIGNYVETAPVIARACMPGGHYLDLAADLTAVPRLLDLDGEAQQAGSTLVTGSGFGVLATEAVVIKLCEDRPTPAAVRVDALASVSLSAGVVGAAFAASMIDMFATGGRRYTDGRMVTARLGADLQNLTLPDGEQATSAGAPTAELLAAHRASGAPSVTATTGVAPTSRAVRAVAPLVGTLLSIGPLRRLALSRVSRATMKDSPAPRRHSWGHAVVTWADGTRREGWLRAEDGMAYTASVAASVAAHLARGDGRPGAYTPGVLFGADLAEEAGGRFLLDIAAGSGPAV; from the coding sequence ATGACCGACACCACCCGGAGCGCGCGATCCGAGGAGATCTGGATCCTCGGGGCGAGCGGGCGCATAGGGAGCGCCGTCACCGCCGACCTCGCCGCCCGCGGACTCACGCCCGTCCTCGTCGGACGCGCCGCCGACGGCGACCGGTTGCGCAGGACCACCGCGGACATCGGGAGCCGAACCGTCCTTGCGAACGGCATCGACGACATCGCGACCGAGATCGCCCGGCAGCGACCTGCCGTGGTATTCAACGGCATCGGGAACTACGTCGAGACGGCCCCGGTCATCGCCAGGGCGTGCATGCCCGGCGGGCACTACCTCGACCTGGCCGCAGACCTGACCGCCGTCCCCCGGCTGCTCGACCTGGACGGGGAGGCGCAACAGGCGGGCAGCACGCTGGTGACCGGATCGGGCTTCGGCGTGCTGGCCACCGAAGCCGTCGTGATCAAGCTGTGCGAGGACCGCCCGACCCCCGCCGCCGTGCGCGTCGACGCGCTCGCCTCGGTGTCCCTCAGCGCCGGAGTCGTCGGGGCCGCCTTCGCCGCCTCCATGATCGACATGTTCGCCACCGGGGGACGTCGGTACACCGACGGACGCATGGTCACCGCACGCCTCGGCGCCGACCTCCAGAACCTCACCCTCCCCGACGGGGAACAGGCGACGTCCGCGGGCGCTCCCACCGCCGAACTCCTCGCCGCCCACCGGGCCAGCGGTGCGCCGTCCGTCACCGCGACCACCGGCGTGGCTCCGACCTCGCGCGCCGTGCGAGCCGTCGCCCCTCTCGTCGGAACGCTGCTGTCCATCGGGCCGCTGCGCCGCCTCGCCCTCAGCCGGGTGTCCAGGGCCACGATGAAGGATTCTCCGGCCCCTCGCCGTCACTCGTGGGGACACGCGGTAGTCACCTGGGCGGACGGCACGCGCCGCGAGGGGTGGCTGCGCGCCGAGGACGGCATGGCCTACACCGCCTCGGTGGCCGCTTCGGTGGCCGCCCACCTCGCCCGCGGCGACGGTCGGCCGGGCGCCTACACACCCGGCGTCCTGTTCGGCGCCGACCTCGCCGAGGAGGCGGGCGGACGGTTCCTCCTCGACATCGCAGCCGGGAGCGGACCCGCCGTGTGA
- a CDS encoding low temperature requirement protein A codes for MTDGPSAVRRRLTRMAGRDPHEEGRTATTLELFFDLTFVVVFSLAGVQLADAIAEAHYFTAFLGFGFCAFAAIWAWINFTWMASAFDTDDWLFRAVTMLQMIGVCIMALGIEPFFTSITAGDRPNNTVLVIGYVVMRVALLAQWTRVAISSPQYRTAAVTYIIAITIAQIGWLITAFAPLTLGQIIAAGLILYVVELGGPYVAERRQRTPWNPHHIAERYGLLTIITLGEGVVGTVVALQALLKAQGWSLDIAVLGVAAMVLNLSIWWIYFSIPVGHALVRNTNKCFAWGYGHIAIFMAIAAFGAGLHVEALGISHEAHVSNVVVASAFVIPLAAAVLGIEIMDAYLTGFDGHRAVTVGITLALLGAGVAAVAAGATPLAALVWSAIALLVQVVVEELWSGKRRAERLA; via the coding sequence GTGACCGATGGACCGTCGGCGGTGCGCCGCCGCTTGACCCGCATGGCGGGGCGCGACCCCCACGAGGAGGGCCGCACGGCCACCACGCTGGAGTTGTTCTTCGACCTCACCTTCGTGGTGGTCTTCTCCCTCGCCGGGGTGCAGCTGGCGGACGCCATCGCGGAGGCGCACTACTTCACGGCCTTCCTCGGCTTCGGGTTCTGTGCCTTCGCCGCGATCTGGGCGTGGATCAACTTCACGTGGATGGCCTCGGCGTTCGACACCGACGACTGGCTCTTCCGCGCCGTGACCATGCTGCAGATGATCGGCGTCTGCATCATGGCCCTCGGCATCGAGCCCTTCTTCACGTCGATCACCGCGGGCGACCGGCCGAACAACACGGTGCTCGTCATCGGCTACGTGGTCATGCGCGTGGCGCTGCTCGCGCAGTGGACCCGCGTCGCGATCTCCTCGCCGCAGTACCGCACCGCCGCGGTCACCTACATCATCGCGATCACGATCGCGCAGATCGGCTGGTTGATCACGGCGTTCGCGCCGCTGACGCTGGGGCAGATCATCGCGGCCGGCCTGATCCTGTACGTCGTGGAGCTCGGCGGGCCGTACGTCGCCGAGCGGCGCCAGCGCACCCCGTGGAACCCGCACCACATCGCGGAGCGGTACGGCCTGCTCACCATCATCACCCTGGGTGAGGGTGTGGTCGGCACCGTCGTCGCGCTGCAGGCGCTGCTCAAGGCGCAGGGTTGGAGCCTCGACATCGCCGTGCTCGGCGTCGCGGCGATGGTGCTCAACCTGTCGATCTGGTGGATCTACTTCTCGATCCCCGTCGGGCACGCGCTGGTCCGCAACACCAACAAGTGCTTCGCCTGGGGCTACGGGCACATCGCGATCTTCATGGCGATCGCCGCCTTCGGCGCCGGCCTGCACGTCGAGGCACTGGGCATCTCGCACGAGGCCCACGTGAGCAACGTGGTGGTCGCGTCGGCGTTCGTCATTCCGCTCGCGGCTGCGGTGCTCGGGATCGAGATCATGGACGCCTACCTCACCGGGTTCGACGGCCACCGCGCCGTCACCGTCGGCATCACCCTGGCCCTGCTCGGCGCCGGCGTCGCGGCCGTCGCCGCCGGGGCAACGCCGCTGGCCGCGCTGGTGTGGAGCGCGATCGCGCTGCTCGTGCAGGTCGTCGTCGAGGAGCTGTGGTCCGGCAAGCGCCGGGCAGAGCGCTTGGCCTAG
- a CDS encoding SDR family oxidoreductase, whose protein sequence is MTKLAGKTAVVAGGGKNLGGLVSRHLAGLGANVVVHYNSPSSEAEARETAAAVEAAGGKALLFQGDLTAPAKVTELFDAAVAEFGGVDVAVNTVGKVLRKPILETSEEEYDSMLDINAKAAYFFIKEAGRTLNDDGTLITIVTALLGAFTDGYSTYAGGKSPVEHFNRAAAKEFGVRGISVNAIAPGPMDTPFFYGQETPERVEFHKSQGMGNRLTFIEDIAPIVDFLSTDGHWITGQTLFANGGYTTR, encoded by the coding sequence ATGACGAAGCTCGCAGGGAAGACCGCGGTCGTCGCCGGTGGCGGCAAGAACCTCGGTGGCCTGGTCAGCCGCCACCTCGCCGGCCTGGGCGCGAACGTGGTCGTGCACTACAACAGCCCGTCGTCGGAGGCGGAGGCGCGCGAGACCGCGGCCGCCGTCGAGGCCGCGGGCGGCAAGGCGCTGCTCTTCCAGGGCGACCTGACCGCGCCCGCCAAGGTCACCGAGCTGTTCGATGCGGCCGTCGCCGAGTTCGGCGGCGTCGACGTGGCCGTGAACACCGTCGGCAAGGTGCTGCGCAAGCCGATCCTCGAGACCAGCGAGGAGGAGTACGACTCCATGCTGGACATCAACGCGAAGGCCGCGTACTTCTTCATCAAGGAGGCGGGCCGCACGCTCAACGACGACGGCACGCTCATCACCATCGTCACCGCGCTGCTCGGCGCCTTCACCGACGGCTACTCCACCTACGCGGGCGGCAAGTCGCCCGTGGAGCACTTCAACCGCGCCGCGGCCAAGGAGTTCGGCGTCCGCGGGATCAGCGTCAACGCCATCGCCCCCGGTCCGATGGACACGCCCTTCTTCTACGGCCAGGAGACGCCGGAGCGCGTCGAGTTCCACAAGTCGCAGGGCATGGGCAACCGCCTGACGTTCATCGAGGACATCGCGCCGATCGTCGACTTCCTCTCCACCGACGGCCACTGGATCACCGGTCAGACGCTGTTCGCGAACGGCGGCTACACCACGCGCTGA
- a CDS encoding LysR family transcriptional regulator, which yields MTTPDLRRLEQFVAAMEEPSLAAAAARLHLSQQALSAALRQLERELGTPLFTRSGRRLAPTAAARSLYDGAPSVLSGARLLAARARAAGAERPRVFVVGRSPAVTADEAYELLEPLIDRPESPSITVRELFPSAMTDELEQGTVDLVLRRGVALPDRLAGVTLTYHRMRVALHRDHELAGRTSLALADLAGSPIVVWAPPHASFYTDFLVAQCRRAGFEPDLLVNRVQGTPPATAVLTSPHAAAFVTDPAGPRSGGRVVVLDLDDAPQVPVQALWLPHTTDPLRAELLAAYPPA from the coding sequence GTGACCACCCCTGATCTCCGCCGGCTCGAGCAGTTCGTCGCCGCGATGGAGGAGCCGTCCCTCGCCGCCGCGGCCGCCCGCCTGCACCTGAGCCAGCAGGCCCTCTCGGCGGCGCTGCGTCAGCTCGAGCGGGAACTCGGCACGCCGCTGTTCACGCGGTCCGGGCGCCGCCTCGCCCCCACCGCCGCCGCCCGGTCCCTGTACGACGGAGCGCCGTCCGTCCTGTCCGGCGCCCGCCTCCTCGCGGCCCGCGCCCGCGCGGCGGGTGCGGAGCGGCCGAGGGTGTTCGTGGTGGGCCGCAGCCCCGCGGTCACCGCCGACGAGGCCTACGAGCTGCTCGAACCGCTCATCGACCGGCCGGAGTCGCCGTCGATCACCGTCCGCGAGCTGTTCCCGTCGGCGATGACCGACGAGCTGGAGCAGGGCACCGTCGACCTGGTGCTGCGCCGGGGCGTCGCCCTCCCGGACCGGCTGGCCGGGGTCACGCTCACCTACCACCGGATGCGGGTCGCGCTGCACCGCGATCACGAGCTGGCGGGCCGGACGTCGCTCGCGCTGGCGGACCTCGCGGGCTCGCCCATCGTGGTGTGGGCACCGCCGCACGCGTCGTTCTACACGGACTTCCTCGTCGCGCAGTGCCGACGCGCGGGCTTCGAACCGGACCTGCTAGTGAACCGCGTGCAGGGCACGCCGCCCGCGACGGCGGTGCTGACCTCGCCGCACGCGGCGGCCTTCGTCACAGATCCGGCGGGGCCGCGGTCCGGCGGGCGGGTCGTGGTCCTGGACCTCGACGACGCGCCGCAGGTCCCCGTCCAGGCGCTGTGGCTGCCGCACACGACGGACCCGCTCCGCGCGGAGCTGCTCGCCGCCTATCCGCCGGCGTGA
- a CDS encoding class I SAM-dependent methyltransferase, translating to MTSALDRVEALLDPGRLGREPDRSHGYLDVLAPDSARPTGLSNALMHNPALAAVYEKAWRPAFTRLFSLGGSGTLSRTDVLLDELTGRGDQKLLDVACGPGLYTKPLARKLSGEGVVVGLDVSEAMLQRAVRDNADDRVAYVRGSALDVPFPDDTFDTVVCLAALYLIPAPRLAVREICRVAKPGGRVALFTSLQTPLTSVLGSSTAERVSGFRWFGKDEITGWLREYGLVDVQQTVSGQGQFVTARKPG from the coding sequence ATGACCAGCGCACTCGACCGGGTGGAGGCCCTGCTCGACCCGGGCCGGCTCGGCCGCGAGCCCGACCGCAGCCACGGCTACCTCGACGTCCTCGCGCCCGACAGCGCGAGGCCGACGGGGCTGAGCAACGCGCTCATGCACAACCCGGCGCTGGCCGCGGTGTACGAGAAGGCGTGGCGGCCCGCGTTCACCCGCCTGTTCAGCCTCGGTGGCAGCGGCACGCTCAGCCGCACCGACGTCCTGCTCGACGAGCTCACGGGCCGCGGCGACCAGAAGCTGCTCGACGTCGCCTGCGGCCCCGGCCTCTACACGAAGCCGCTGGCCCGCAAGCTCAGCGGCGAGGGCGTGGTCGTCGGCCTCGACGTCTCCGAGGCCATGCTGCAGCGCGCCGTCCGCGACAACGCCGACGACCGCGTCGCCTACGTCCGTGGCAGCGCGCTCGACGTGCCCTTCCCCGACGACACCTTCGACACCGTGGTCTGCCTCGCCGCGCTGTACCTGATCCCGGCGCCGCGGCTCGCGGTCCGCGAGATCTGCCGCGTCGCGAAGCCCGGCGGCCGCGTCGCGCTGTTCACCTCGCTGCAGACGCCGCTCACGTCGGTCCTCGGGTCGTCGACCGCGGAGCGGGTCTCCGGCTTCCGCTGGTTCGGCAAGGACGAGATCACCGGCTGGCTGCGCGAGTACGGCCTCGTCGACGTGCAGCAGACCGTCAGCGGGCAGGGGCAGTTCGTCACCGCCCGCAAGCCCGGCTGA
- a CDS encoding NAD(P)/FAD-dependent oxidoreductase: MNETQILDTVIVGGGAAGLTAAQVLGRARRAVTVVDAGAPRNAPAEHMHGYLGHDGLNPAELLAIGRREAQAYGVRILDGAATAVRRSGDLVEVTVGDEVLRARTLLVATGLTDVLPDVPGVAERFGRDAIHCPFCHGYEVRDWPLAVLGGDNAAMSVHQALMIPQWSRDLVFFTNGLEIDDADRASIEARGTRIVDGAVAGLVVDGDALRAVRLADGTEIEREAVFVGPRFVPQDELLLQLGAERGDAGPFPTVPVDPMGAVAGQPGVWAAGNVVNPMAQVIVAAGAGSVAAMAISAHLLQRDIAADMDAATLDRRPA; this comes from the coding sequence ATGAACGAAACGCAGATCCTGGACACCGTCATCGTCGGCGGCGGGGCCGCCGGGCTCACCGCCGCGCAGGTCCTCGGCCGGGCGCGACGGGCGGTCACCGTCGTCGACGCGGGCGCGCCCCGCAACGCCCCCGCCGAGCACATGCACGGCTACCTCGGCCACGACGGGCTGAACCCCGCCGAGCTGCTCGCCATCGGCCGCCGCGAGGCGCAGGCCTACGGCGTGCGGATCCTCGACGGCGCGGCGACCGCGGTGCGCCGCTCCGGCGACCTCGTCGAGGTGACCGTCGGCGACGAGGTGCTGCGCGCCCGCACCCTGCTGGTCGCGACCGGCCTCACCGACGTGCTGCCCGACGTCCCCGGCGTCGCCGAGCGCTTCGGCCGCGACGCCATCCACTGCCCCTTCTGCCACGGCTACGAGGTGCGCGACTGGCCGCTGGCGGTGCTCGGCGGCGACAACGCCGCCATGTCCGTGCACCAGGCGCTGATGATCCCACAGTGGTCGCGCGACCTGGTGTTCTTCACCAACGGCCTCGAGATCGACGACGCCGATCGGGCGTCGATCGAGGCGCGCGGCACCCGCATCGTCGACGGTGCGGTGGCGGGGCTCGTCGTCGACGGGGACGCGCTGCGGGCCGTCCGCCTCGCCGACGGCACCGAGATCGAGCGCGAGGCCGTCTTCGTCGGTCCGCGGTTCGTGCCGCAGGACGAGCTGCTGCTGCAGCTCGGCGCCGAGCGCGGCGACGCCGGCCCCTTCCCGACGGTCCCCGTCGACCCGATGGGTGCGGTCGCCGGGCAGCCGGGAGTGTGGGCGGCGGGCAACGTCGTGAACCCGATGGCGCAGGTCATCGTCGCGGCCGGGGCCGGGTCCGTCGCGGCCATGGCGATCAGCGCGCACCTGCTCCAGCGCGACATCGCGGCGGACATGGACGCAGCGACCCTCGACCGCCGACCGGCGTGA
- a CDS encoding 3-hydroxybutyryl-CoA dehydrogenase, with the protein MSEAVSRVGVVGAGQMGGGIAEVSARAGADVLVWEATEELAAGGRARILKSLDRAVSSGKITERERDQAAERLTFTTDLADFADRQLVVEAIVENEAVKAEVFGKLDEVVTDPDAVLASNTSSLPIQRIATATKNPGRVLGLHFFNPVPVLPLVEVISSLSTSEAAAARAEQFASEVLGKQVVRATDRSGFIVNALLVPYLLSAIRMYESGFATAEDIDKGMMLGCAHPMGPLKLADLVGLDTVKFIADAMYAEYKEPTYAAPPLLLRLVEAGYVGKKSGRGIYEYPAK; encoded by the coding sequence ATGAGCGAAGCAGTTTCGCGGGTCGGCGTCGTCGGCGCGGGTCAGATGGGCGGCGGCATCGCCGAGGTGTCCGCCCGCGCGGGTGCCGACGTGCTGGTCTGGGAGGCCACCGAGGAGCTCGCGGCCGGCGGCCGCGCCCGCATCCTCAAGTCGCTGGACCGCGCCGTGTCCAGCGGCAAGATCACCGAGCGCGAGCGCGACCAGGCCGCCGAGCGGCTGACGTTCACCACCGACCTCGCCGACTTCGCGGACCGCCAGCTGGTGGTCGAGGCGATCGTCGAGAACGAGGCCGTCAAGGCGGAGGTCTTCGGCAAGCTCGACGAGGTCGTCACCGACCCCGACGCCGTGCTCGCGTCCAACACCAGCTCGCTGCCGATCCAGCGCATCGCCACCGCCACGAAGAACCCCGGCCGCGTGCTGGGCCTGCACTTCTTCAACCCGGTGCCCGTGCTGCCGCTGGTCGAGGTGATCAGCTCGCTGTCGACGTCGGAGGCCGCGGCCGCTCGCGCCGAGCAGTTCGCGTCCGAGGTGCTGGGCAAGCAGGTCGTGCGCGCGACGGACCGCTCCGGGTTCATCGTCAACGCGCTGCTCGTGCCGTACCTGCTCTCGGCGATCCGCATGTACGAGTCGGGCTTCGCGACCGCCGAGGACATCGACAAGGGCATGATGCTCGGCTGCGCGCACCCGATGGGCCCGCTCAAGCTGGCCGACCTCGTCGGCCTGGACACGGTCAAGTTCATCGCCGACGCGATGTACGCCGAGTACAAGGAGCCCACCTACGCCGCGCCGCCGCTGCTGCTGCGCCTGGTGGAGGCCGGTTACGTCGGCAAGAAGTCGGGCCGCGGAATCTACGAGTACCCCGCCAAGTAG
- the aceA gene encoding isocitrate lyase, whose amino-acid sequence MSTVGQPRTAAEIQQDWDTNPRWKGITREYTAEQVAELQGSVVEENTLARRGAEILWDGVTKGDGSYINALGALTGNMAVQQVRAGLKAIYLSGWQVAGDANLSGHTYPDQSLYPANSVPSVVRRINNAMLRADEIARVEGDKSVDNWVVPIVADGEAGFGGALNVYELQKAMIAAGAAGTHWEDQLASEKKCGHLGGKVLIPTQQHIRTLTSARLAADVANTPTVVIARTDAEAATLITSDVDDRDKPFVTGERTAEGFYNIKNGIEPCIARAKAYAPYADMIWMETGVPDLEVAKKFAEGVKSEFPDQLLSYNCSPSFNWKQALDDATIAKFQKELGAMGFTFQFITLAGFHALNHSMFDLAYGYAREGMTAYVDLQEREFASEARGYTATKHQREVGAGYFDRIATTVDPNTSTAALKGSTEEGQFH is encoded by the coding sequence ATGAGCACCGTCGGACAGCCGCGGACCGCCGCCGAGATCCAGCAGGATTGGGACACCAACCCGCGTTGGAAGGGCATCACGCGCGAGTACACCGCCGAGCAGGTCGCCGAGCTGCAGGGCAGCGTCGTCGAGGAGAACACCCTCGCTCGCCGCGGCGCGGAGATCCTGTGGGACGGCGTCACCAAGGGTGACGGCTCCTACATCAACGCCCTGGGTGCCCTCACCGGCAACATGGCCGTGCAGCAGGTGCGCGCCGGCCTCAAGGCGATCTACCTCTCCGGCTGGCAGGTCGCCGGTGACGCGAACCTCTCGGGCCACACCTACCCCGACCAGTCGCTGTACCCGGCCAACTCGGTGCCGTCGGTCGTGCGTCGCATCAACAACGCCATGCTCCGCGCCGACGAGATCGCCCGCGTCGAGGGTGACAAGTCCGTCGACAACTGGGTCGTGCCGATCGTGGCCGACGGCGAGGCCGGCTTCGGTGGCGCCCTGAACGTCTACGAGCTGCAGAAGGCCATGATCGCCGCGGGTGCCGCCGGTACCCACTGGGAGGATCAGCTCGCCTCGGAGAAGAAGTGCGGCCACCTCGGTGGCAAGGTGCTCATCCCCACCCAGCAGCACATCCGCACCCTGACCTCGGCCCGCCTGGCCGCCGACGTGGCGAACACGCCCACCGTCGTCATCGCGCGCACCGATGCCGAGGCCGCCACCCTGATCACCTCGGACGTCGACGATCGCGACAAGCCGTTCGTGACCGGTGAGCGCACCGCCGAGGGCTTCTACAACATCAAGAACGGCATCGAGCCCTGCATCGCCCGCGCCAAGGCCTACGCGCCGTACGCGGACATGATCTGGATGGAGACCGGCGTTCCGGACCTCGAGGTCGCCAAGAAGTTCGCCGAGGGCGTCAAGTCCGAGTTCCCGGACCAGCTGCTCTCCTACAACTGCTCGCCGTCCTTCAACTGGAAGCAGGCGCTGGACGACGCGACCATCGCCAAGTTCCAGAAGGAGCTCGGCGCGATGGGCTTCACCTTCCAGTTCATCACGCTGGCCGGCTTCCACGCCCTCAACCACTCGATGTTCGACCTGGCCTACGGCTACGCCCGCGAGGGCATGACGGCGTACGTCGACCTGCAGGAGCGCGAGTTCGCGTCGGAGGCCCGTGGCTACACCGCCACCAAGCACCAGCGCGAGGTCGGCGCCGGCTACTTCGACCGCATCGCCACCACCGTCGACCCCAACACCTCGACGGCCGCCCTGAAGGGCTCCACCGAGGAGGGCCAGTTCCACTAG
- the ramB gene encoding acetate metabolism transcriptional regulator RamB, giving the protein MSKTFVGARLRGLRKERGLSQASLAEALEISPSYLNQIEHDVRPLSVPVLLKITDVFGVDTSFFNSQDQTRLIAELREVTMDVDAPTSTDELSELARDHPGFARAMVALHRRYLGAADQLAQVTDGRNDPGARGAIPNPHEEVRDFFYQRQNYFHELDVAAEELTARMRMHNADVRTEIVTRLEAVHNVSIRRRVDLGETVLHRYDPRTRVLEINRHLSGGQQVFKMAAELAYLECGREIDALVDGAGFGSEEAGRLARLGLANYYAAAVVLPYTQFHGAAEEFEYDIERLSAFFSVSYETIAHRMSTLQRPNLRGVPLSFVRVDRAGNMSKRQSSTGFHFSASGGTCPLWNVYETFAWPGKIITQIVEMPDGRNYLWVARTVERRAARYGQPGKTFAIGIGCELRHAHRLVYARGLDLSDANATPIGAGCRVCERAGCPQRAFPAIGKALDIDEHRSTISPYLVR; this is encoded by the coding sequence ATGTCCAAGACCTTCGTGGGGGCACGGCTCCGTGGCCTGCGCAAGGAGCGCGGGCTGTCGCAGGCGTCGCTGGCGGAGGCGCTCGAGATCTCGCCGTCGTACCTGAACCAGATCGAGCACGACGTGCGGCCGCTCAGCGTGCCCGTCCTGCTGAAGATCACCGACGTCTTCGGCGTCGACACCTCCTTCTTCAACTCGCAGGACCAGACGCGACTGATCGCGGAGCTGCGCGAGGTCACGATGGACGTCGACGCGCCCACCAGCACCGACGAGCTGTCCGAGCTGGCGCGCGATCACCCCGGCTTCGCCCGCGCCATGGTCGCGCTGCACCGCCGCTACCTCGGCGCCGCCGATCAGCTGGCCCAGGTCACCGACGGCCGCAACGACCCCGGCGCCCGCGGCGCCATCCCCAACCCGCACGAGGAAGTGCGCGACTTCTTCTACCAGCGGCAGAACTACTTCCACGAGCTCGACGTCGCCGCCGAGGAGCTCACCGCGCGGATGCGCATGCACAACGCCGACGTCCGCACCGAGATCGTGACCCGCCTCGAGGCCGTGCACAACGTCTCCATCCGCCGCCGCGTCGACCTCGGGGAGACGGTGCTGCACCGCTACGACCCCCGCACCCGCGTGCTGGAGATCAACCGCCACCTCTCCGGCGGGCAGCAGGTCTTCAAGATGGCCGCCGAGCTCGCCTACCTCGAGTGCGGCCGGGAGATCGACGCCCTGGTCGACGGTGCCGGGTTCGGCTCGGAGGAGGCGGGGCGGCTCGCCCGCCTCGGGCTCGCCAACTACTACGCCGCGGCCGTCGTGCTGCCTTACACGCAGTTCCACGGCGCCGCCGAGGAGTTCGAGTACGACATCGAGCGGCTCTCCGCGTTCTTCTCAGTGAGCTACGAGACCATCGCGCACCGGATGTCCACACTGCAGCGCCCCAACCTGCGCGGCGTGCCGCTCTCCTTCGTCCGCGTCGACCGCGCGGGCAACATGAGCAAGCGGCAGAGCTCCACCGGCTTCCACTTCTCCGCCTCCGGCGGCACCTGCCCGCTGTGGAACGTCTACGAGACGTTCGCGTGGCCGGGGAAGATCATCACGCAGATCGTCGAGATGCCTGACGGCCGCAACTACCTGTGGGTCGCGCGCACCGTCGAGCGGCGGGCCGCCCGGTACGGCCAGCCCGGCAAGACCTTCGCCATCGGCATCGGCTGCGAACTGCGGCACGCGCACCGCCTGGTCTACGCCCGCGGTCTCGATCTCTCCGACGCCAACGCCACCCCCATCGGCGCCGGCTGCCGCGTCTGCGAGCGCGCGGGCTGTCCCCAGCGCGCCTTCCCGGCCATCGGCAAGGCCTTGGATATCGACGAGCACCGCTCCACGATCTCGCCCTACCTCGTGCGTTGA
- a CDS encoding carboxymuconolactone decarboxylase family protein produces MTPRVTPGGLRQLGPINYAIAKIGAKAIRADDMHLFSTLGRTKRLFVGWLGYSGMLMPFGALKRSESETVIVRVAFLRESAYELGHHRRIGAQAGLTETQFERIFDGSGWDERSAALLAVVTELVEDKAVTDESWARLAAFYDERKLVEIVMLATNYDGLATAIDVLGIQPEKP; encoded by the coding sequence ATGACACCGCGCGTGACTCCCGGCGGACTCCGCCAGCTCGGCCCGATCAACTACGCCATCGCCAAGATCGGCGCGAAGGCCATTCGCGCCGACGACATGCACCTGTTCTCCACGCTCGGCCGCACCAAGCGGCTGTTCGTCGGCTGGCTCGGCTACTCCGGCATGCTGATGCCCTTCGGCGCCCTCAAGCGCTCGGAGTCGGAGACGGTCATCGTCCGCGTCGCCTTCCTGCGGGAGAGCGCCTACGAGCTGGGCCATCACCGCCGCATCGGCGCGCAGGCGGGGCTCACGGAGACGCAGTTCGAGCGCATCTTCGACGGCTCGGGCTGGGACGAGCGCAGCGCAGCGCTGCTCGCCGTGGTCACCGAGCTGGTCGAGGACAAGGCGGTCACCGACGAGTCCTGGGCCCGTCTCGCCGCGTTCTACGACGAACGCAAGCTGGTGGAGATCGTCATGCTTGCGACCAACTACGACGGCCTCGCCACCGCCATCGACGTGCTCGGCATCCAACCGGAGAAGCCCTGA
- a CDS encoding VOC family protein, whose product MRVHKVIPNITVDDIATARGFYADFLGLDDEEFNLGWVARFSSPDHRASVQLVTGDRTAEIDSDLSVMTDDVEAAYAEAQRSGYEIVHPLTSEEWGPRRFFVRAPDSTVVNVVGHPH is encoded by the coding sequence GTGCGGGTACACAAGGTGATCCCCAACATCACCGTCGACGACATCGCCACCGCGCGCGGCTTCTACGCGGACTTCCTCGGCCTCGACGACGAGGAGTTCAACCTCGGGTGGGTCGCCCGCTTCTCCTCCCCCGACCACCGCGCCAGCGTGCAGCTCGTGACCGGCGACCGGACCGCGGAGATCGACTCGGACCTGTCCGTGATGACCGACGACGTCGAGGCGGCCTACGCGGAGGCGCAGCGCTCCGGCTACGAGATCGTCCACCCGCTCACCAGCGAGGAGTGGGGCCCGCGCCGGTTCTTCGTCCGCGCCCCCGACAGCACCGTCGTCAACGTCGTCGGCCACCCGCACTGA